Proteins from a single region of Pseudomonas fulva:
- a CDS encoding LysR family transcriptional regulator has protein sequence MKAPRVTLDQWRTLQAVVDHGGFAQAAEVLHRSQSSVSYTVARMQEQLGVPLLRIDGRKAVLTEAGDVLLRRSRQLVKQASQLEDLAHHMEQGWEAEVRLVVDAAYPSARLVRALTAFMPQSRGCRVRLREEVLSGVEEVLKEGVADLAISAYNIPGFLGSEMSPVEFLAVAHPDHPLHRLQRELNFQDLETQMQVVIRDSGRHQPRDMGWLGAEQRWTVGSLATAATFVGNGLGFAWLPRHMIERELRDGLLKPLPLDKGGNRKPVFFLYASKDKALGPATQILTDLIQRFDSAPLDAAPVTPA, from the coding sequence AGGTGCTGCACCGCTCGCAGTCGTCGGTCAGCTACACCGTGGCGCGCATGCAGGAACAACTGGGCGTGCCGCTGCTGCGCATCGACGGGCGCAAGGCGGTGCTCACCGAAGCCGGCGACGTGCTGCTGCGCCGTTCCCGGCAACTGGTCAAGCAGGCCAGTCAGCTCGAAGACCTGGCCCACCACATGGAACAGGGCTGGGAGGCCGAGGTGCGGCTGGTGGTCGACGCCGCCTACCCCAGCGCCCGCCTGGTGCGTGCCCTGACCGCCTTTATGCCGCAGAGCCGTGGCTGCCGGGTGCGCCTGCGCGAGGAGGTGCTGTCCGGCGTCGAGGAGGTGCTCAAGGAAGGTGTCGCGGACCTGGCGATCAGCGCCTACAACATTCCAGGCTTTCTCGGCTCGGAAATGAGCCCGGTGGAATTCCTCGCCGTGGCCCATCCCGATCACCCGCTGCATCGCCTGCAGCGCGAGCTCAATTTCCAGGACCTGGAAACCCAGATGCAGGTGGTGATTCGCGACTCCGGGCGCCACCAGCCCCGCGATATGGGCTGGCTTGGCGCCGAGCAGCGCTGGACGGTGGGCAGCCTGGCCACGGCGGCGACCTTCGTGGGCAATGGCCTGGGCTTCGCCTGGCTGCCGCGGCACATGATCGAGCGCGAACTCAGGGATGGCCTGCTCAAGCCGCTGCCGCTGGACAAGGGCGGCAACCGCAAGCCGGTGTTCTTTCTCTACGCCAGCAAGGACAAGGCCCTGGGCCCGGCCACGCAGATCCTTACCGACCTGATCCAGCGCTTCGACTCTGCGCCGCTCGACGCCGCTCCCGTTACGCCGGCCTGA
- a CDS encoding peptidylprolyl isomerase, translating into MLKKLALTACSLLFTAHLMAAENPTVLLTTSLGEIEVQLDEQKAPISTRNFLAYVDSGFYKGTVFHRVIPGFMVQGGGFDENLRQKQTQPPIKNEADNGLHNVRGTLAMARTQVRDSATSQFFINHTDNAFLDHGSRDFGYAVFGKVTRGMEVVDRIAQVRTANRAGQQNVPVDPVVILDAKRL; encoded by the coding sequence ATGCTGAAGAAACTCGCCCTTACCGCCTGCTCGCTGCTGTTCACCGCCCACCTGATGGCCGCGGAAAACCCCACGGTGCTGCTGACCACCAGCCTGGGTGAAATCGAGGTGCAGCTCGACGAGCAGAAAGCGCCGATCAGTACCCGCAACTTTCTCGCCTACGTGGACAGCGGCTTCTACAAGGGCACCGTGTTTCACCGCGTGATTCCGGGCTTCATGGTGCAGGGCGGCGGCTTCGACGAGAACCTGCGCCAGAAGCAGACCCAGCCGCCGATCAAGAACGAAGCCGACAACGGCCTGCACAACGTACGCGGCACCCTGGCCATGGCCCGTACCCAGGTACGCGACTCGGCCACCAGCCAGTTCTTCATCAACCACACCGACAATGCCTTCCTGGATCACGGCTCGCGCGACTTCGGCTACGCGGTGTTCGGCAAGGTGACCCGCGGCATGGAAGTGGTCGACCGTATCGCCCAAGTGCGCACCGCCAATCGTGCCGGTCAGCAGAACGTGCCGGTCGACCCGGTGGTGATTCTCGACGCCAAGCGCCTCTGA